A genomic segment from Actinomadura hallensis encodes:
- a CDS encoding YnfA family protein, which produces MLVARSIVLFVLAALAEIGGAWLVWQGVREQRGLLWAGAGVVALGLYGFVATLQPDANFGRILAAYGGVFVAGSLAWGVVMDGFRPDRWDVAGALVCLAGVAVIMYAPRS; this is translated from the coding sequence ATGCTCGTGGCCCGTTCCATCGTCCTGTTCGTGCTGGCCGCCCTCGCCGAGATCGGCGGCGCCTGGCTGGTGTGGCAGGGCGTCCGCGAGCAGCGCGGCCTGCTGTGGGCCGGCGCCGGGGTCGTCGCGCTCGGCCTTTACGGGTTCGTGGCCACCCTGCAGCCCGACGCCAACTTCGGCCGAATCCTGGCCGCGTACGGCGGGGTGTTCGTCGCCGGGTCGCTGGCCTGGGGAGTGGTGATGGACGGATTCCGCCCCGACCGGTGGGACGTCGCCGGCGCCCTCGTGTGCCTGGCCGGCGTCGCCGTCATCATGTACGCCCCACGCAGTTGA
- a CDS encoding MerR family transcriptional regulator has translation MEGRHMQIGEVADRTGLSLRTIRHYEEVGLALPTARSQGGFRLYTDDDVARLLVIKRMKPLDFTLEEMRDLLDILDRLRSGGLDEPTRTDLTKRLAVYRSLVEERCEKIRTRLADAEQFSAELSAELRRHRPAG, from the coding sequence ATGGAAGGCAGGCACATGCAGATCGGCGAGGTCGCCGACCGGACCGGCCTGAGCCTGCGCACCATCCGCCACTACGAGGAGGTCGGGCTCGCCCTCCCCACGGCCCGGTCCCAGGGCGGCTTCCGCCTCTACACCGACGACGACGTCGCGCGGCTCCTGGTCATCAAGCGGATGAAGCCGCTCGACTTCACCCTTGAGGAGATGCGCGACCTGCTGGACATCCTGGACCGGCTCCGGTCCGGCGGCCTGGACGAACCCACCCGCACCGACCTCACCAAACGCCTCGCCGTCTACCGCTCCCTGGTCGAGGAACGCTGCGAGAAGATCCGCACCCGCCTGGCCGACGCCGAGCAGTTCTCCGCCGAACTGTCGGCGGAACTGCGCAGGCACCGCCCGGCGGGCTGA
- a CDS encoding type III polyketide synthase: protein MGKEGRGETRLGGVVRVAAVRTVLPEHHYDQHQITEAVVSATRADRRVVERFHAAARVGGRYLSLPIDKYANLDGFTTANDAYIEAASSLGERAVRDALEASGVDASQVDQLVFCSSTGVATPSPDAALAQRLGLRDDVKRVPIFGLGCAAGAAGLSRLYDYLRAWPDQAAVLVCVELCSLTAQRDDGSLANLVASGLFGDGAAAVVAVGAGRGTDGPGPGRWGPRIVATRSKLYPGTARLMGWDVGEHGFRIVLAADLVDHVEATLAGDVAAFLGEHGLSPGEVSSWVCHPGGPKVIEKVAEAFALDDGELDLAWDSLRKVGNMSSVSVLNVLEETIERRRPREGENGLLMALGPGFSAELLLLRW, encoded by the coding sequence GTGGGGAAGGAGGGGAGGGGTGAGACGCGCTTGGGGGGAGTTGTGCGTGTAGCGGCTGTGCGGACCGTCCTGCCGGAGCATCACTACGACCAGCACCAGATCACCGAGGCCGTGGTGAGCGCCACGCGGGCCGATCGGCGGGTGGTGGAGCGTTTCCACGCCGCCGCACGCGTGGGGGGCCGGTACCTGTCCCTCCCGATCGACAAGTACGCGAACCTCGACGGTTTCACCACCGCGAACGACGCCTACATCGAGGCCGCGTCATCGCTGGGGGAGCGGGCCGTCAGGGATGCCCTGGAGGCGTCCGGGGTGGACGCCTCGCAGGTCGACCAGCTGGTGTTCTGCTCCTCGACGGGTGTCGCCACCCCCTCGCCGGACGCCGCGCTGGCCCAGCGCCTGGGGCTGCGGGACGACGTCAAGCGGGTGCCGATCTTCGGCCTGGGCTGCGCGGCCGGGGCCGCGGGCCTGTCCCGGCTGTACGACTACCTGCGCGCGTGGCCGGACCAGGCGGCCGTCCTGGTCTGCGTGGAGCTGTGCTCGCTGACGGCGCAGCGCGATGACGGCTCACTGGCCAACCTGGTGGCCAGCGGCCTGTTCGGCGACGGGGCCGCGGCCGTCGTGGCGGTCGGCGCCGGCCGCGGGACCGACGGGCCGGGACCGGGCCGGTGGGGACCCCGGATCGTCGCGACCCGCAGCAAGCTGTACCCCGGCACCGCGAGGCTCATGGGCTGGGACGTCGGTGAGCACGGCTTCCGCATCGTCCTGGCCGCGGACCTGGTCGATCACGTCGAGGCGACGCTGGCGGGGGACGTCGCCGCCTTCCTCGGCGAGCACGGCCTGTCCCCGGGCGAGGTGTCCTCGTGGGTCTGCCACCCCGGCGGGCCGAAGGTGATCGAGAAGGTCGCCGAGGCGTTCGCCCTCGACGACGGCGAGCTGGACCTGGCCTGGGACTCCCTGCGGAAGGTCGGGAACATGTCGTCGGTGTCCGTGCTCAACGTGCTGGAGGAGACGATCGAGCGGCGCCGCCCGCGGGAGGGCGAGAACGGGCTGCTGATGGCGCTCGGGCCCGGGTTCTCCGCCGAACTGCTCCTGCTGCGCTGGTGA
- a CDS encoding ATP-binding protein, producing the protein MLADAWKDVIASGRRRVVLVSGEAGIGKTTLCSVFAAETHREAVVLYGRCDEEPAIPYQPWREVLTGLGRGAPDVVAGRREALAPLLGGTGAVDLESDSARFAVYGAVVDVLDAVAAGGRPALVVLDDLHWADVQTLALTRHLVERALTTPVLVIGTFRDSDVDASHPLTALLAATHREPGITRLGLRGLDDGEVLDLLEAAAGHEMDRDGLALRDALRAETEGNPFFVTEILRDLAETGAISKRDDGRWRTPARLHARGLPVSVREVVVRRVERLGAGTRTALDTASILGRDFELDLLSELLGEDPARTFERLAPAVDNALVTDAAGRFAFTHAIVARTLYEELSPTARALAHQAVGEALERRDDGDPGEQAGEIAHHWTHALAPQNRVKASYYAQRAGDYALAHLAPDEAVTWYAKALELLPADDLTQRCEILVGLGTAQRAPPRAR; encoded by the coding sequence GTGCTCGCCGACGCCTGGAAGGACGTCATCGCCTCGGGGAGGCGGCGGGTCGTGCTGGTGAGCGGAGAGGCCGGGATCGGCAAGACGACGCTGTGCTCGGTGTTCGCGGCGGAGACGCACCGCGAGGCCGTGGTGCTGTACGGGCGCTGCGACGAGGAGCCCGCGATCCCGTACCAGCCCTGGCGGGAAGTGCTGACCGGCCTCGGCCGCGGCGCCCCCGACGTCGTCGCAGGACGCCGCGAAGCGCTCGCGCCGCTGCTGGGCGGAACGGGCGCCGTGGACCTGGAGTCGGATTCGGCGCGGTTCGCGGTGTACGGCGCGGTCGTCGACGTGCTCGACGCGGTCGCGGCGGGCGGCAGACCGGCGCTCGTCGTGCTCGACGACCTCCATTGGGCGGACGTCCAGACGCTGGCCCTCACCCGTCACCTCGTCGAGCGGGCCCTGACCACACCGGTGTTGGTGATCGGGACGTTCCGGGACTCCGACGTCGACGCCTCCCATCCGCTGACCGCGCTGCTGGCCGCGACCCATCGCGAGCCGGGCATCACCCGGCTGGGGTTACGCGGTCTCGACGACGGCGAGGTGCTCGACCTCCTGGAGGCGGCCGCGGGCCACGAGATGGACCGCGACGGGCTCGCGTTACGGGACGCCCTGCGGGCGGAGACGGAAGGCAACCCGTTCTTCGTCACCGAGATCCTCCGCGATCTCGCCGAGACGGGCGCCATCAGCAAGCGGGACGACGGCCGCTGGAGGACTCCGGCCCGCCTGCACGCCCGGGGCCTGCCCGTCAGCGTCCGCGAGGTCGTGGTCCGCCGCGTCGAGCGGCTCGGAGCCGGAACGCGCACGGCGCTCGACACCGCGTCGATCCTCGGCCGGGACTTCGAGCTCGACCTGCTCTCCGAACTGCTCGGCGAGGACCCGGCCCGGACGTTCGAGCGCCTCGCGCCGGCCGTGGACAACGCGCTCGTCACCGACGCCGCCGGGCGGTTCGCGTTCACGCATGCCATCGTCGCCCGCACCCTGTACGAGGAGCTGAGCCCCACCGCGCGGGCGCTGGCCCACCAGGCGGTCGGTGAGGCGCTGGAGCGTCGAGACGACGGCGACCCCGGCGAGCAGGCCGGCGAGATCGCCCACCATTGGACGCACGCCCTCGCCCCCCAGAACCGGGTCAAGGCCTCCTACTACGCTCAGCGGGCCGGTGACTACGCGCTGGCCCACCTCGCGCCCGACGAGGCGGTCACCTGGTACGCCAAGGCGCTCGAACTCCTTCCCGCGGACGACCTGACGCAGCGCTGCGAGATCCTCGTCGGCCTCGGGACCGCCCAGCGCGCGCCGCCCCGAGCACGGTGA
- a CDS encoding spermidine synthase: protein MGARFEELVWCPTPMGDLSLRRRRDPVQDVDVYEIKLDDEFLMSSLWTAGETELARLGLAGARGADLDVLVGGLGLGFTADAVLDDPRVRSLVVVEALAEVIDWHHARLVPLGKRLTTDGRCDLVHGDFFSMASSPDGPDPRPPGGRFHAVLLDIDHSPRHVLDPAHAAFYRPEPLSRLARRLHPGGVFALWSNDPPDDDFTAVLRDAFAEVTAHVVEFRNPIQGGTSANTVYVARTPGPEDAITQR, encoded by the coding sequence ATGGGCGCACGCTTCGAGGAGCTCGTCTGGTGTCCGACGCCCATGGGCGACCTCAGCCTGCGGCGCCGCCGGGATCCCGTGCAGGACGTGGACGTCTACGAGATCAAGCTCGACGACGAGTTCCTCATGTCGAGCCTGTGGACGGCCGGCGAGACCGAGCTCGCGCGGCTCGGCCTGGCCGGTGCGCGGGGAGCCGACCTCGACGTCCTCGTCGGCGGGCTCGGGCTGGGATTCACGGCCGACGCCGTCCTGGACGATCCGCGGGTGCGTTCCCTGGTCGTGGTGGAGGCGCTGGCCGAAGTGATCGACTGGCATCACGCCAGGCTGGTCCCGCTCGGGAAGCGGCTCACCACCGACGGGCGCTGCGACCTGGTGCACGGGGACTTCTTCTCCATGGCGTCCTCGCCGGACGGGCCGGATCCGCGGCCTCCCGGGGGCCGCTTCCACGCCGTCCTGCTCGACATCGACCACTCGCCGCGCCACGTGCTCGACCCGGCGCACGCGGCGTTCTACCGGCCGGAGCCGCTGAGCCGCCTGGCGCGGCGGCTCCACCCCGGCGGGGTCTTCGCGCTGTGGTCGAACGATCCCCCGGACGACGACTTCACCGCCGTCCTCCGCGACGCCTTCGCCGAGGTGACGGCCCACGTCGTGGAGTTCCGCAACCCGATCCAGGGCGGCACCTCGGCCAACACCGTCTACGTCGCCCGCACCCCCGGACCGGAGGACGCGATCACGCAGCGGTGA
- a CDS encoding MerR family transcriptional regulator has protein sequence MTAPPGTGGLRSGQVAAAAGVNLQTLRYYERRGLLAEPARTPGGHRLYPAEAVTLLRVIKTAQRLGFTLDEVAELLEAGAHRHRRPDAGLRARAGAKLAEVEAKIADLRTVADALRLALDAGCDDLVVCAGERDCPLPFAGLAG, from the coding sequence GTGACCGCGCCTCCCGGGACGGGCGGGCTGCGCAGCGGCCAGGTGGCGGCGGCCGCCGGGGTGAACCTCCAGACCCTCCGGTACTACGAGCGGCGGGGCCTGCTCGCGGAGCCCGCGCGGACGCCGGGCGGGCACCGGCTGTACCCGGCCGAGGCGGTGACCCTGCTCCGGGTGATCAAGACCGCGCAGCGGCTCGGGTTCACGCTGGACGAGGTCGCCGAGCTGCTGGAGGCGGGCGCGCACCGGCACCGGCGGCCCGACGCCGGGCTCCGGGCACGGGCGGGCGCCAAGCTCGCCGAGGTCGAAGCCAAGATCGCCGATCTGCGCACCGTCGCGGACGCCCTGCGCCTGGCCCTCGACGCCGGGTGCGACGACCTGGTCGTCTGCGCCGGCGAACGCGACTGCCCGCTCCCCTTCGCCGGCCTCGCCGGCTGA
- a CDS encoding GntP family permease, translating to MEAMDPQYGTVPLLLIAAGAVAVLLFLIMKVKLHAFVSLVLVSVLTAVAVKFPPGDIPDVLMSGFSSTIGGVALLVAFGVMLGRLLEVTGGAQTLADTLIGRFGEKRAPFALGVASLLFGFPIFFDAGLVVFVPIILTVARRFGGSVLYYALPAAGAFAAMHAVVPPHPGPVAAANLIGANVGLTLLVGIPIAVLGWYLGVMLVSRFLAARVNVPLTDIVFGEVERGENGDEPDWRPPSFGTVLMLLLLPLVLISFNTVLSTLVESGVLEEGQDWVGFLSLLGITPVALLITVIVAIVVLGRPNASMATVTRIVDQALGPVCSIILITGAGGMFGGVLKLSGIGDALSGSLSDLGISVILQAFVIAALLRIAQGSATVALTTTGGLIASAVADANLSDFKLALIVVVIAAGATVLSHVNDSGFWLVSRLFGMDEKTTLKTWTVMETTLGLAVFAIAYLLWLVT from the coding sequence ATGGAAGCGATGGACCCCCAGTACGGCACCGTCCCGCTGTTGCTGATCGCCGCAGGCGCCGTGGCGGTGCTGCTCTTCCTGATCATGAAGGTGAAGCTGCACGCCTTCGTCTCGCTGGTCCTGGTCAGCGTGCTGACGGCGGTCGCGGTCAAGTTCCCGCCCGGCGACATCCCGGACGTGCTGATGTCCGGGTTCTCCAGCACGATCGGCGGGGTCGCCCTGCTGGTCGCGTTCGGCGTCATGCTCGGGCGCCTGCTGGAGGTGACCGGCGGAGCGCAGACGCTGGCCGACACCCTCATCGGCCGGTTCGGCGAGAAACGGGCGCCGTTCGCGCTGGGCGTCGCGTCCCTGCTGTTCGGGTTCCCGATCTTCTTCGACGCCGGGCTCGTGGTCTTCGTCCCGATCATCCTCACGGTGGCGCGGCGCTTCGGCGGGTCCGTGCTCTACTACGCGCTGCCCGCGGCGGGGGCGTTCGCCGCGATGCACGCGGTCGTCCCGCCGCACCCCGGCCCCGTCGCGGCGGCGAACCTGATCGGCGCCAACGTCGGGCTCACGCTGCTCGTCGGCATCCCGATCGCGGTGCTGGGGTGGTACCTCGGCGTCATGCTGGTCTCGCGGTTCCTCGCCGCCAGGGTGAACGTGCCGCTCACGGACATCGTCTTCGGCGAGGTGGAGCGCGGCGAGAACGGCGACGAGCCGGACTGGCGGCCGCCGTCCTTCGGCACCGTCCTCATGCTGCTGCTCCTGCCGCTGGTGCTGATCTCGTTCAACACGGTGCTGTCGACGCTGGTCGAGAGCGGCGTCCTCGAAGAGGGCCAGGACTGGGTGGGCTTCCTCAGCCTGCTCGGCATCACCCCGGTGGCCCTGCTGATCACGGTCATCGTCGCGATCGTGGTGCTCGGCCGGCCCAACGCGTCGATGGCCACCGTCACCCGGATCGTCGACCAGGCGCTCGGACCGGTGTGCTCGATCATCCTGATCACCGGCGCGGGCGGCATGTTCGGCGGGGTGCTGAAGCTCAGCGGCATCGGCGACGCCCTCAGCGGGAGCCTGTCCGACCTCGGCATCTCGGTGATCCTGCAGGCGTTCGTCATCGCGGCCCTGCTGCGCATCGCGCAGGGGTCGGCGACCGTCGCGCTGACCACCACCGGTGGGCTCATCGCCTCGGCGGTGGCGGACGCGAACCTGAGCGACTTCAAGCTGGCGCTCATCGTCGTCGTGATCGCGGCCGGCGCCACCGTGCTCTCGCACGTGAACGACTCCGGGTTCTGGCTGGTGAGCCGCCTGTTCGGGATGGACGAGAAGACCACGCTGAAGACCTGGACCGTCATGGAGACGACGCTCGGGCTGGCCGTGTTCGCGATCGCGTACCTGCTGTGGCTGGTCACATGA
- a CDS encoding peptide chain release factor 3, protein MGGDASAPRDVAEEAARRRTFAVISHPDAGKSTLTEALALHAAAIDEAGAVHGKAGRRGVRSDWMDMERARGISITSSVLRFEHGGMLLNLLDTPGHADFSEDTYRVLAAVDGAIMLLDSAKGLEAQTLKLFDVCRHRGVPVITFVNKWDRPGREPLELLDEIEQRIGLRPAPLNWPVGVAGDFRGLIDRASGSFTRFHRTPGGARRAVAEHVPAERAAREEGGAWETAVEELALLDEIGAVLDAEAFAAGTCSPVLFGAALPNFGVGALLETVCRLAPAPSAREDETGGERPLSAPFAGQVFKVQAGMDRAHRDSLAFVRVCSGRFERGMPLTHAQTGRPLVTKYAQTVFGRDRSTLDAAYPGDVIGLPNASGLTVGDTLYAKAPVVFPPIPSFAPEHFMVARTTDNSRAKQFRRGIEQLDKEGVVQVLRSDLRGDQAPVLAAVGPLQFDVVAARMADEFTAPVELTRLDYSTARVTDKESAEVLNGRRGVEVLTRTLDGSLIAVFVDRWRLRAIEREHPGVTLTPMLAAGVPD, encoded by the coding sequence ATGGGCGGCGACGCGAGCGCACCGCGCGACGTTGCGGAGGAGGCGGCGCGGCGGCGGACGTTCGCGGTGATCAGCCACCCCGACGCGGGCAAGTCGACGCTGACCGAGGCGCTCGCCCTGCACGCCGCCGCGATCGACGAGGCCGGAGCGGTGCACGGCAAGGCCGGGCGGCGCGGGGTGCGGTCCGACTGGATGGACATGGAACGCGCCCGCGGCATCTCCATCACCTCCTCGGTGCTGCGGTTCGAGCACGGCGGCATGCTGCTGAACCTGCTCGACACCCCCGGCCACGCGGACTTCTCCGAGGACACCTACCGGGTGCTGGCGGCCGTGGACGGCGCGATCATGCTGCTGGACTCGGCCAAGGGCCTGGAGGCGCAGACGCTGAAGCTGTTCGACGTGTGCCGCCACCGCGGCGTCCCCGTCATCACCTTCGTCAACAAGTGGGACCGTCCCGGCCGCGAGCCCCTCGAACTGCTGGACGAGATCGAGCAGCGGATCGGCCTGCGCCCGGCCCCGCTGAACTGGCCGGTCGGCGTCGCGGGCGACTTCCGCGGCCTCATCGACCGCGCGTCGGGCTCGTTCACCCGGTTCCACCGGACGCCCGGCGGAGCCAGGCGCGCGGTCGCCGAGCACGTCCCGGCCGAGCGGGCGGCACGTGAGGAGGGCGGGGCGTGGGAGACCGCCGTCGAGGAGCTGGCGCTGCTGGACGAGATCGGCGCCGTCCTCGACGCGGAGGCCTTCGCCGCCGGCACCTGCTCCCCCGTGCTGTTCGGCGCGGCGCTGCCGAACTTCGGGGTCGGGGCGCTGCTGGAGACGGTGTGCCGCCTGGCCCCCGCACCGTCCGCCCGCGAGGACGAGACGGGCGGGGAGCGTCCGCTGTCGGCTCCGTTCGCCGGGCAGGTGTTCAAGGTGCAGGCCGGGATGGACAGGGCGCACCGCGACAGCCTGGCGTTCGTCCGCGTCTGCTCCGGCCGGTTCGAGCGGGGTATGCCGCTGACGCACGCGCAGACCGGCCGCCCGCTGGTGACCAAGTACGCCCAGACGGTGTTCGGACGCGACCGCTCGACGCTGGACGCCGCCTACCCCGGCGACGTGATCGGGCTGCCCAACGCCTCCGGCCTGACCGTCGGCGACACGCTCTACGCCAAGGCGCCCGTGGTGTTCCCGCCGATCCCGTCGTTCGCCCCGGAGCACTTCATGGTGGCGAGGACGACCGACAACAGCCGCGCCAAGCAGTTCCGCCGCGGCATCGAGCAGCTCGACAAGGAGGGCGTCGTCCAGGTGCTGCGCAGCGACCTGCGCGGCGACCAGGCGCCGGTGCTGGCCGCGGTCGGGCCGCTGCAGTTCGACGTCGTCGCCGCCCGGATGGCCGACGAGTTCACGGCGCCCGTCGAGCTCACCCGGCTCGACTACTCGACCGCCCGCGTCACCGACAAGGAGTCCGCCGAGGTCCTGAACGGCCGGCGCGGAGTCGAGGTCCTCACGCGCACCCTGGACGGCTCGCTCATCGCGGTCTTCGTCGACAGGTGGCGGCTGCGCGCCATCGAGCGCGAACACCCCGGTGTCACGCTCACCCCGATGCTCGCCGCCGGCGTCCCCGACTGA
- a CDS encoding undecaprenyl-diphosphate phosphatase, translating into MTWFESIILGIVQGLTEFLPISSSAHLRLTAVAAGWRDPGAAFTAVTQIGTETAVLIYFRKDIARIVGAWCRSLVNKEARADADARMGWLVIIGSVPIGVLGLTLKDYIEGPFRDLRLIACTLIGLAVLLALADRYAARNAARAESAGRHRAVRPVKDLRDLNVRDGLIYGLCQSLALVPGVSRSGATITGGLFLRYNRAAAARYSFLLAIPAVLASGAYELTEIGAEDSHVDWGPTILATVVAGVIGYAVIAWFMRFISTRSFMPFVIYRVALGVTVLALIWFGLLDPFAGSTVH; encoded by the coding sequence ATGACCTGGTTCGAATCCATCATCCTCGGGATCGTCCAGGGGCTGACCGAGTTCCTGCCGATCTCCTCCTCCGCCCACCTGCGGCTGACCGCCGTGGCCGCGGGCTGGCGGGACCCGGGCGCGGCGTTCACCGCGGTGACGCAGATCGGCACCGAGACGGCGGTGCTCATCTACTTCCGCAAGGACATCGCCCGGATCGTCGGCGCCTGGTGCCGCTCGCTGGTGAACAAGGAGGCCCGCGCGGACGCCGACGCGAGGATGGGATGGCTGGTGATCATCGGATCGGTGCCCATCGGGGTGCTCGGCCTGACGCTGAAGGACTACATCGAAGGGCCCTTCCGCGACCTGCGCCTGATCGCCTGCACCCTGATCGGCCTCGCCGTCCTGCTGGCCCTCGCCGACCGCTACGCCGCGCGGAACGCGGCCCGCGCCGAGAGCGCCGGGCGGCACCGCGCCGTCCGGCCGGTCAAGGACCTGAGGGACCTGAACGTCCGCGACGGCCTGATCTACGGGCTGTGCCAGTCCCTCGCCCTGGTCCCCGGCGTGTCGCGCTCCGGCGCGACGATCACGGGCGGTCTCTTCCTCCGCTACAACCGCGCGGCCGCGGCCCGCTACTCGTTCCTGCTCGCCATCCCCGCCGTCCTCGCCTCCGGCGCCTACGAGCTGACCGAGATCGGCGCGGAGGACAGCCACGTGGACTGGGGCCCGACGATCCTCGCGACCGTCGTCGCGGGCGTGATCGGCTACGCGGTCATCGCGTGGTTCATGCGGTTCATCTCCACCCGGAGCTTCATGCCCTTCGTCATCTACCGCGTCGCGCTGGGCGTCACCGTCCTGGCCCTGATCTGGTTCGGCCTGCTGGACCCCTTCGCCGGCAGCACCGTCCACTGA
- a CDS encoding winged helix-turn-helix domain-containing protein: MHGVSYRFDGFELDTSLYELRRAGERIPVEPRALDVLHYLIVNRDRVVSKEELLDAVWGDRFVSEAAITTALRTARMAIGDTGKEQRLIRTVFRRGYQFTGTVAQTAAEPRPGDGRGDGRRNGPTFRFPPGWRCRPVWGSRAGSVSAQCSPTPGRTSSPRGGGGSCW; this comes from the coding sequence GTGCATGGGGTCTCGTACCGTTTCGACGGATTCGAGCTCGATACCTCCCTCTACGAACTCCGGCGCGCGGGGGAACGCATTCCGGTCGAGCCGCGGGCGCTCGACGTCCTCCATTATTTGATCGTGAACCGCGACCGGGTCGTGTCCAAGGAAGAGCTTCTCGACGCGGTGTGGGGCGACCGTTTCGTGAGCGAGGCGGCGATCACCACGGCGCTCCGGACCGCCCGCATGGCGATCGGGGACACCGGCAAGGAGCAGCGGCTGATCCGCACCGTGTTCCGTCGCGGCTACCAGTTCACCGGGACGGTCGCGCAGACGGCGGCCGAGCCCCGGCCGGGGGACGGCCGGGGGGACGGCCGGAGGAACGGCCCGACGTTCCGCTTCCCGCCCGGCTGGCGCTGTCGTCCGGTCTGGGGTTCGCGGGCCGGGAGCGTGAGCGCACAGTGCTCGCCGACGCCTGGAAGGACGTCATCGCCTCGGGGAGGCGGCGGGTCGTGCTGGTGA
- a CDS encoding FadR/GntR family transcriptional regulator, with the protein MATLHEEVLDKLGSMIISGSLSPGSRVNLEWVQQAFGVSRTVARDVVQVLASKRLVASRRRTGVTVLPEDEWDSYDRAVIRWRLDGPERDRHLHQLSELRTAIEPPAAALAARNADGAQRERIVELGAAMEAAGQAGDLDMFLEHDIAYHRLLLEASGNVMFAGLAYVVEEVLRGRTHHHLMPPKPKPEARRLHLVVAEAVAGREAEVARAAMTAICVEVADEMGRLAGDGAPAS; encoded by the coding sequence ATGGCGACGCTGCACGAGGAGGTCCTCGACAAGCTCGGATCCATGATCATCTCGGGTTCCCTCTCGCCGGGGTCGAGGGTCAATCTCGAGTGGGTGCAGCAGGCGTTCGGCGTGTCACGGACGGTCGCCCGGGACGTCGTCCAGGTTCTCGCGTCGAAGCGGCTCGTCGCCAGCCGCCGGCGGACCGGTGTGACCGTCCTGCCGGAGGACGAGTGGGACTCCTACGACCGCGCCGTGATCAGGTGGCGGCTGGACGGCCCGGAACGCGACAGGCACCTGCACCAGCTGTCGGAGCTGCGCACCGCGATCGAGCCGCCCGCCGCCGCGCTGGCCGCCCGGAACGCGGACGGCGCGCAGCGGGAACGGATCGTCGAGCTCGGCGCGGCGATGGAGGCGGCGGGCCAGGCCGGCGACCTGGACATGTTCCTCGAACACGACATCGCCTATCACCGGCTGCTGCTGGAGGCGTCCGGCAACGTGATGTTCGCCGGTCTCGCCTACGTCGTGGAGGAGGTGCTGCGCGGCCGCACCCACCACCACCTGATGCCGCCGAAGCCGAAGCCGGAGGCCCGCCGGCTCCATCTCGTGGTCGCCGAGGCCGTCGCCGGCCGCGAGGCCGAGGTCGCCAGGGCCGCGATGACGGCGATCTGCGTCGAGGTCGCCGACGAGATGGGACGGCTGGCCGGGGACGGCGCCCCGGCCTCCTGA
- a CDS encoding isoprenylcysteine carboxyl methyltransferase family protein: protein MIAFTLLIALVGAERTAELVVARRNEAWAGRRGGVEYGRRHYPWIVAAQAGLLGGSLLEVWLLDRPFLPVLGWPMLGVAVLAQGLRWWCIATLGRRWNTRVIVIPSLPLVDAGPYRLLRHPNYVAVVAEGVALPLVHTCWLTALLFTVVNLGLLRTRVKTENAALRPAAGSAAAPD from the coding sequence GTGATCGCGTTCACGCTGCTCATCGCCCTCGTCGGAGCCGAACGGACGGCCGAGCTGGTCGTGGCGCGGCGCAACGAGGCATGGGCCGGGCGGAGGGGCGGTGTGGAGTACGGGCGCCGGCACTACCCGTGGATCGTCGCCGCCCAGGCCGGCCTGCTGGGCGGGTCGCTCCTGGAGGTGTGGCTGCTCGACCGGCCGTTCCTCCCGGTCCTGGGCTGGCCGATGCTGGGCGTGGCCGTCCTCGCGCAGGGGCTCCGCTGGTGGTGCATCGCCACCCTCGGCAGGCGGTGGAACACCCGGGTGATCGTCATTCCGTCCCTGCCGCTGGTGGACGCGGGCCCCTACCGGCTCCTGCGCCATCCCAACTACGTCGCGGTGGTCGCCGAGGGCGTCGCCCTTCCCCTGGTGCACACCTGCTGGCTCACCGCCCTGCTCTTCACCGTCGTGAACCTGGGCCTCCTGAGAACCCGCGTCAAAACCGAGAACGCCGCCCTCCGGCCCGCCGCCGGGAGCGCGGCCGCACCCGATTAA